A genomic segment from Biomphalaria glabrata chromosome 16, xgBioGlab47.1, whole genome shotgun sequence encodes:
- the LOC106060656 gene encoding malignant fibrous histiocytoma-amplified sequence 1 homolog: protein MTNMADSLNQYLLDPNQSPGNEILHVPEGVYRGWVPRSLYSMELREIRLPFLRLLSFPVGGTSLGVLSKTLASFDAVGNNLTRLPAAFAECSKLTRLNLSFNHLSEIPAPIYRLTLLEELNLEHNYIATLEPSIAQLSHLKVLNLNGSLLEEIPDELRRCKRLKELYLSGKIYPSGTLKEFPECVCGLPDLVVLDLSWQRLKKIPDCVGSLRKLEALSLKWNQLQEVSQDLRKCTKLKKVDLSGALRLLATIPEALFSLEDLEELYLNDNYFTDIPEGVCGLVKLTQLCMKRNSLLRISEEFYQLRYLERLNLSDNYLDSIAPGIKRLKRLQVLELDNNKLTELPEEVCLLEQLHYLGVATNQLTKLPESIYCLHNLRSLDVSNNQLSEVPLLMDQLDRLAENDGLHILNNNLHSPFKEITTLGTQALFEFLKGIRLKEAHHRWKMILIGAAQAGKTSLRQALMLGKSKLTAEHERTWVMERHLWEPESRLRVQVLDFGGHHIYQAAHHLFLSSDALHVLVFDLTKYTSQVYEDLIGHWLDAIIDRAAGAKIVLVGTHCDLCSEDDVKEKVDEILRLMHRAEQRKCQEIEREIKHILEEIDKPETKEYSSGIPEIGVGRLEEKLKELQKMRNSRSELPQNIFVVSCADDLRGVKDLRNYLIEVLKTKPASQLPGPWFTFLEQIQQAEEKVISWESALGIFQQVMSENQQSMMGMRGSPESSLDMVLKYFHSTGEIVWYHEDDLLKTTIFQKPESLIDMLRAVFRHDFEEVVFYNQDIGQELSFSESQFNKMKKNFLGRGLLTKEMLRYLLVHLNLSAETSDNFLKLVMSLLIKFSLCFELRNSTTNSLIGSSFIVQFPWFFPESKPEDFESKWPSTLPRNTFELTMEIMFSGKAPPNFFEKLSVKLHSFLANGPRINWQDGVIAEVNSSSLLVVRERRLDSTVVVVSARGASDLQEIWSLVLSVRRAAMSLFKDWPLLKCEISLVCMHCVLLGLDDPCRYPGYVLEHSIPKGVYSMNCCDKCPDDSVPTCFVFPLLDIDDHCHQEYMKAATDFISAVSTDTLDGPQERESGILSDSGLAFLASHLGKNWSILMLRLGLLQSKVEQLQMNYPSDSYRQIFGALQSYREDGTTGPDKVTLLLDVLGSEDIGRQDLVDLLKEKYSLS from the exons ATGACAAATATGGCAGACTCGCTCAACCAGTATCTTTTAGATCCCAACCAAAGCCCAGGAAATGAAATTTTGCATGTACCTGAAGGGGTCTACCGAGGATGGGTACCCAGAAGTCTGTACAGTATGGAGCTCCGGGAAATCAGGCTACCTTTTCTTCGTTTGCTGAGTTTCCCTGTTGGTGGAACATCGCTAGGAGTTCTGTCCAAAACCTTAGCGTCTTTTGATGCTGTGGGCAACAATCTGACTAGATTACCAGCTGCCTTTGCAGAGTGTAGTAAACTGactagactaaatctaagtTTTAATCATCTGTCAGAAATTCCTGCTCCTATTTATAGACTGACGTTATTAGAGGAACTAAATTTAGAACATAATTATATTGCAACTCTAGAACCTTCTATCGCACAACTTTCCCATTTGAAGGTTCTCAATTTGAATGGTAGTCTGTTAGAAGAGATCCCTGATGAGCTGCGAAGATGCAAAAGACTCAAAGAACTTTATCTCTCTGGAAAAATATACCCCAGCGGGACTCTGAAAGAATTCCCAGAATGTGTCTGCGGCTTACCAGATCTAGTTGTCCTTGATCTTTCATGGCAACGGCTTAAAAAAATACCGGATTGTGTTGGGTCACTGCGTAAACTGGAGGCATTAAGCCTGAAATGGAATCAGCTTCAGGAAGTCTCCCAAGACCTACGAAAGTGTACTAAGCTGAAGAAAGTGGATTTGTCTGGTGCTTTAAGACTATTGGCTACTATACCTGAAGCTTTATTTAGCCTGGAGGATCTTGAG GAACTTTATTTGAATGATAATTATTTTACGGACATCCCTGAGGGTGTTTGTGGCCTTGTCAAACTGACCCAGCTGTGTATGAAGCGAAACTCTCTGTTGCGAATATCAGAGGAGTTTTACCAACTGCGCTATTTGGAGAGATTGAACTTGAGTGATAACTACCTGGACA GTATTGCACCGGGTATCAAGAGGTTGAAACGCCTCCAAGTGCTTGAGCTGGACAACAACAAGCTGACTGAGTTGCCTGAAGAAGTGTGTCTACTAGAGCAGCTGCACTATCTTGGAGTCGCAACAAACCAGTTGACCAAA CTTCCAGAATCTATTTACTGCCTTCACAATCTACGCAGCCTTGACGTCAGCAACAACCAGTTGAGTGAGGTGCCGCTACTGATGGATCAGTTGGACAGGCTGGCGGAGAATGATGGACTTCATATCCTTAACAACAACTTGCACAGTCCGTTCAAGGAGATTACTACGCTCGGAACACAAGCCTTGTTTGAATTTCTgaaag gTATCAGGCTGAAAGAGGCCCACCATCGGTGGAAGATGATTCTTATTGGCGCTGCGCAAGCTGGCAAGACGAGTCTTCGCCAGGCTTTGATGCTGGGCAAGTCCAAACTCACAGCAGAGCATGAGCGCACTTGGGTAATGGAGAGACACCTGTGGGAGCCTGAGTCTAGGCTTAGAGTACAG GTGTTGGACTTTGGAGGTCATCACATCTACCAGGCTGCACATCATCTGTTCTTGTCATCTGATGCTCTCCATGTCTTGGTATTTGACCTGACTAAATACACCTCACAG GTGTATGAAGACCTTATTGGCCACTGGCTTGATGCTATCATTGATCGAGCAGCAGGTGCCAAAATTGTGTTAGTCGGCACGCACTGTGACCTCTGCAGTGAGGATGACGTGAAGGAAAAAGTGGACGAGATCCTGCGGCTAATGCACCGCGCTGAACAGCGCAAATGTCAAGAAATTGAACGAGAAATAAAGCACATCCTGGAAGAAATCGACAAGCCGGAGACCAAAGAGTATAGCAGCGGCATTCCAGAGATAGGAGTTGGACGTCTGGAGGAGAAACTGAAAGAATTGCAAAAGATGAGAAACTCCAGATCCGAG CTTCCccaaaacatttttgttgtgAGTTGTGCTGACGACCTGCGAGGCGTGAAGGACCTGAGAAACTATTTGATTGAAGTATTGAAGACGAAGCCCGCCAGTCAACTTCCTGGACCATGGTTCACGTTCTTAGAGCAGATTCAGCAGGCTGAAGAGAAAGTCATCAGCTGGGAGAGTGCTCTTGGCATCTTTCAGCAG GTGATGTCCGAGAACCAACAGTCCATGATGGGAATGAGAGGATCACCAGAGAGCAGCCTCGACATGGTTTTGAAGTATTTCCACTCTACCGGGGAAATTGTCTGGTACCATGAAGATGACCTGCTCAAGACCACCATCTTCCAGAAACCTGAGTCTTTGATTGACATGCTTCGGGCAGTGTTTAGGCACGACTTTGAGGAGGTGGTCTTCTACAACCAGGACATTGGCCAGGAGTTGTCTTTCTCAGAGTCCCAGttcaataaaatgaaaaagaactTCCTGGGCCGAGGGCTGCTGACCAAAGAGATGCTCCGCTATTTGCTGGTCCATTTGAATTTATCCGCCGAGACATCAGACAATTTCCTGAAACTTGTTATGTCTCTTCTGATTAAGTTTTCCCTTTGTTTCGAACTGCGAAATTCAACCACCAATTCTCTGATTGGATCGTCTTTTATTGTCCAGTTCCCTTGGTTTTTCCCCGAGAGCAAACCAGAGGACTTTGAATCCAAGTGGCCGTCCACTCTTCCCAGAAACACATTTGAGCTGACGATGGAGATAATGTTTTCTGGGAAGGCTCCGCCGAATTTCTTTGAGAAGTTATCTGTGAAGCTGCACAGTTTCCTTGCCAACGGCCCCAGGATAAACTGGCAGGATGGGGTCATTGCTGAGGTCAACAGTTCAAGTCTGTTGGTGGTCAGGGAGAGGAGACTGGACTCTACAGTGGTGGTTGTGTCAGCCAGGGGTGCCTCGGACCTTCAGGAGATCTGGTCGCTGGTGCTGAGCGTTCGAAGGGCAGCCATGAGCCTCTTTAAGGACTGGCCACTACTGAAATGTGAAATCTCGTTGGTGTGCATGCACTGTGTGCTGTTGGGTCTGGATGACCCCTGTAGGTACCCAGGCTATGTGCTGGAGCACTCGATACCCAAGGGAGTCTACTCCATGAATTGCTGCGACAAATGTCCTGATGACTCGGTGCCAACTTGTTTTGTCTTCCCACTACTTGATATAG ATGACCACTGTCACCAGGAGTACATGAAAGCAGCCACTGACTTCATTTCTGCTGTCAGCACGGACACCTTAGACGGTccacaagagagagagagtggtatTCTGTCAGACAGTGGATTAGCATTTTTAGCCTCTCATCTGGGTAAAAACTGGTCCATCTTGATGCTTCGTCTGGGTCTGCTGCAGAGCAAAGTGGAGCAGTTACAGATGAACTATCCGAGT GATAGCTACAGGCAGATATTTGGGGCGCTCCAAAGTTACCGAGAGGACGGGACCACTGGGCCAGACAAAGTCACCCTGTTGTTGGATGTCCTGGGCAGCGAGGACATAGGACGTCAGGACCTGGTTGATTTGCTGAAAGAAAAGTATTCCTTGTCCTAG